The Dermacentor andersoni chromosome 1, qqDerAnde1_hic_scaffold, whole genome shotgun sequence genomic interval CCACCTTCCTGCCTTCGTGTTGCATCCGCTGATCGAACCCGCTCAGCCACTCGCGGAAAAGTTCACGCGTCATCCACGCTTTCTTATTATGACGGTAATGAACTGGAATCCTCGCAGCACCACGGAAACAGCGGGGATTCATAGATTTTCCAATTACGAAGGCGGGACACTTGTCGCTGTTGTCCATATTCGCGCAAAGGAAAATGGTCACCCGTAATTTGCTCTGCTTGCCGCCCTTACAGGGATCACCTTTGAGTGCATGTGTCTTCGATGGAAGCATTTGGAAGAATAGCCCGGTCTCGTCACCATTGTACAAGTCCCGGTCCGCATATGCTTCGCGGATGTACGGCAGTGTTTCATCTAACCACTTCAGTCTAGCGTCGACATCGAGCGACCCTGCCTCGCCCACGACTGCCTTGTAGATGATTCCGTGCCTCTCCTTGAACCGCTGAATCCAGCCACCACCAGGCTGGAAATCGGTATTTTGAAGGAGATACGCAAAGTGCTTCGCCTTCTCTGCCAAAATCGGGCCACTAGTTGGCAAGTTCATAGCACGTGCTCTAAGGAACCACTGATACAGTGCCTCCTCCACGTCTTTGTAGGCACCATGCCAAATCCTTTTCCGGCCGTCCTCCATAGCATGGCCAGCACTAGCATGGCATTCGTTTTCAGTCATCTTGAGCGCATTGCGGATAATGGTTGAAATTGTCGGCTGTGACAGGCCGTACTTGCGTactaagttgcacactttttcaCCACCTCTGTGCTCTCTCAAAATGTTTCGCTTCGTTTCCAAAGATATTGCCGCTCGCTTTCTcttctgcggcagttgatccaGTTGAGCCACGCTGGCCGCGCTTCCTGACGGAGAATCCTCCATCGTTGAACTCTGGGGGGGATCCGATGGGCTTGCAGAACCAGTAGGACCAAGGCCGGTGATGGCAGATGACGAAAACCTCGCTGGCAACAGACATGCTTTGACACTGTACGAGTTTTCAACGAGCGGCACACCCTCAGAATGGACTGCTCCCCGCGCACCGATACAAAAGCAACAGAACAAATGCCTTCCTTCCCTCTCCTACTCTGCCCAGAGGAAAGCGTCCGTCTTTT includes:
- the LOC140219077 gene encoding tigger transposable element-derived protein 6-like, which encodes MEDSPSGSAASVAQLDQLPQKRKRAAISLETKRNILREHRGGEKVCNLVRKYGLSQPTISTIIRNALKMTENECHASAGHAMEDGRKRIWHGAYKDVEEALYQWFLRARAMNLPTSGPILAEKAKHFAYLLQNTDFQPGGGWIQRFKERHGIIYKAVVGEAGSLDVDARLKWLDETLPYIREAYADRDLYNGDETGLFFQMLPSKTHALKGDPCKGGKQSKLRVTIFLCANMDNSDKCPAFVIGKSMNPRCFRGAARIPVHYRHNKKAWMTRELFREWLSGFDQRMQHEGRKVALVLDNCTAHQTAQKLSHVKIFFLPPNTTAGLQPMDAGVIACFKALYRRRVLSRLALNLDIAVRECRPAPDFKISLLMAVQFIFGAWAEVSSSIVMNCFRKADFAGDTSDAEYRKATADGAITELWSTVRGDDGDAKGLQEFLHADDAVATNEELTDKAIVAAVTGAEDDDSSDDEDEPEPVQVVSLQEASRMIDFLRDFIFAKNLSLGHVQHLNALQKDIGKIAAKQSKLADYGFVSAKM